In Colletotrichum higginsianum IMI 349063 chromosome 1, whole genome shotgun sequence, one genomic interval encodes:
- a CDS encoding Adhesion regulating molecule, with protein MASILPIITFKAGICDADTSSKPYKIKPQATPGYIYLYSEDDLIHFCWRERNATLDSPDLDLVMVPMDGEFVAHTADDQPSAKTNGRIFVLKFGSSSQRHFFWLQSKPQSRNGDPSWFSPRDKKIGEIVNMLLQGEEVNVGRELAQVRNTDDRRDDDDDETMEDAEGQGDRGDQTHGGSGGAGPDATGGDVREEGENAREGGSDGARAATGGSNTDADAAVRNFLESLRGNASLGGSQQGGQQQQHADKPYPYLSHLLPNEITVPMLQSASEDYIDSLLSFLPPAILILATESDDLGDSEPTAEAANAAKATLSLAEKKSLLERVLRSPQFHQALGSLTMALRDGGLPTIAGALSVKVPNGGYMRGGAMPLGGSEAVEAFVESIKSAVKEKKQG; from the exons ATGGCGTCCATTCTGCCGATAATAACCTTCAAGGCTGGCATCTGTGATGCAGAC ACCTCCAGCAAGCCTTACAAGATCAAGCCGCAGGCGACCCCAGGCTACATCTATCTCTACTCCGAAGATG ACTTGATCCACTTCTGCTGGCGAGAGCGCAACGCCACCTTGGACAGCCCCGATCTTGACCTCGTCATGGTGCCCATGGATGGTGAATTCGTCGCCCACACCGCCGATGATCAACCCTCAGCGAAGACCAACGGCCGTATCTTTGTCCTGAAGTTCGGATCCTCCTCTCAGAGACACTTCTTCTGGCTCCAGTCCAAGCCTCAGTCGCGCAACGGGGACCCTAGCTGGTTCAGCCCTCGCGACAAAAAGATTGGCGAGATTGTCAATATGCTTCTCCAGGGCGAAGAGGTCAACGTCGGCCGAGAGCTCGCACAAGTCCGAAACACCGATGATAGAcgagacgatgacgacgatgagacGATGGAAGATGCTGAAGGCCAGGGAGACCGAGGCGACCAGACTCACGGGGGTAGCGGCGGTGCTGGACCCGACGCTACAGGTGGCGATGTCcgggaagagggcgagaaTGCCAGAGAGGGCGGAAGTGACGGAGCACGAGC CGCCACTGGTGGCTCGAACACAGATGCGGATGCTGCTGTTCGAAACTTTTTGGAGTCATTACGCGGTAACGCCAGCCTGGGAGGGTCTCAGCAAGgcggacagcagcagcaacacgCCGACAAACCCTACCCCTACCTCAGTCACCTACTCCCGAACGAGATCACCGTTCCGATGCTGCAATCGGCCTCAGAGGATTACATCGATAGCCTCTTGAGCTTTTTGCCGCCTGCAATTCTTATCCTTGCCACGGAATCGGACGACTTGGGCGACTCGGAGCCGACCGCAGAGGCCGCAAACGCCGCCAAGGCTACTTTGAGTCTggcagagaagaagagcctGCTGGAAAGAGTTCTCAGAAGCCCTCAGTTCCACCAAGCACTCGGGAGCTTGACTATGGCGCTTCGGGACGGTGGTCTTCCTACCATTGCGGGGGCACTCAGCGTCAAGGTTCCCAACGGCGGCTACATGAGGGGCGGTGCCATGCCTttgggcggcagcgaggccGTGGAGGCTTTCGTTGAGAGTATCAAGTCGGcggtgaaggagaagaagcagggCTAG
- a CDS encoding DNA replication complex GINS protein PSF1, with translation MYGDLGNKLVQHGKRTQNLAHLPAYQAEIVRAVTREVRDLDKDVTELLEPFQGSFDPSADQATACTVLVNYLSMRRNKRCLLAYHRTRTDKLEELAWRGVDVLDLSGQQVRSNVGSSTGVPNGSADGPTSSLSPQEEEYVRQYGDLLAAYKGQWTDIDLTGSLEPPRDLFIDVRVLKDAGEIQTEYGAINLTKNSQFYVRQGDVERLIAQGYLQKLS, from the exons ATGTACGGTGATCTCGGAAATAAGCTG GTGCAACATGGCAAACGAACCCAAAACCTCGCACATTTACCGGCGTACCAAGCTGAGATAGTACGCGCTGTCACGCGCGAAGTAAGAGACCTGGATAAAGACGTGACAGAACTACTGGAGCCTTTCCAGGGCTCCTTCGATCCGTCCGCAGACCAAGCAACGGCATGTACAGTGCTAGTCAACTACCTCTCGATGCGAAGAAACAAACGGTGCCTCCTCGCCTATCACCGAACCCGGACCGACAAGTTGGAGGAGCTTGCATGGAGGGGAGTGGATGTGCTCGATTTGTCCGGGCAACAGGTGCGAAGCAATGTAGGATCGTCCACCGGAGTGCCCAacggcagcgccgacggcccAACAAGCAGCCTGAGTCCGCAAGAGGAGGAATACGTAAGACAGTATGGTGATCTCCTGGCTGCCTACAAGGGCCAATGGACAGATATCGATTTGACAGGCAGCTTGGAGCCGCCACGAGATCTCTTCATCGACGTGAGAGTCTTGAAGGATGCGGGGGAGATACAAACCGAGTACGG CGCCATCAACCTGACCAAGAACAGCCAGTTCTACGTGCGGCAGGGAGACGTGGAACGACTCATAGCACAGGGTTATCTGCAAAAGCTCAGCTGA
- a CDS encoding Splicing factor u2af-associated protein 2 has product MTDQLKDPLPTSVDDFGTDERISFSKLDNKYLAVLDDGTELEFDPATSTWTEPADVPLDPFNDEDETAAQLADLSRAGAGPGYINGEGPQQTNSRKRKDSPTSAEDGGSINAAQGEAGGNGNGKVRPAKKAKPARAPPQPRQNTAVYVTGLPADATVDEVHEVFSRKAGVIAEEIDSGRPRIKMYTDEMGNFKGDALVVFFKPQSVEMAIMLLDDTEFRFEPGTGEAPKMRVQAADSSYKKVKYDENGAEGAGGTGGKGGDNGEGTSAQPKRERNDRDRQKIIRKTQKMAAKLADWSDDDTAAIPTETNSKWDKTVILKHMFTLAELEEDPAALLEIKEDIREECAKLGNVTNVVLYDEEPDGVVSVKFSQPQSAQACIQLMNGRSFDGRVVEASTATGRERFKKSKQGQASDSE; this is encoded by the coding sequence ATGACAGACCAATTAAAAGACCCTTTGCCGACCTCTGTCGACGACTTCGGCACTGACGAGCgcatctccttctccaagCTCGATAACAAGtacctcgccgtcctcgacgacggcaccgagCTCGAGTTTGACCCAGCGACGTCGACCTGGACCGAGCCTGCAGACGTACCCCTGGATCCCTTCAACGATGAAGACGAGACCGCAGCACAACTAGCAGACTTGTCCagagccggcgccggcccagGCTACATCAACGGCGAGGGACCGCAACAGACCAACTCCAGGAAGCGCAAAGACTCGCCCACCTCAGCagaggacggcggcagcatAAACGCAGCACAGGGAGAagccggcggcaacggcaacggaAAAGTTCGTCCCGCAAAGAAGGCCAAGCCCGCgcgagcgccgccgcagccgcgccAGAACACGGCCGTCTACGTTACAGGACTGCCCGCCGATgccaccgtcgacgaggtgcaCGAGGTGTTCTCGCGTAAGGCGGGCGTGATCGCCGAGGAGATCGACAGCGGACGGCCGCGTATCAAGATGTATACGGACGAGATGGGCAACTTCAAGGGCGACGCGCTTGTGGTATTTTTCAAGCCGCAGAGCGTAGAGATGGCCATCATGCTGCTGGACGACACCGAGTTCCGCTTCGAGCCCGGGACGGGCGAGGCGCCGAAGATGCGCGTCCAGGCCGCAGACTCGAGCTACAAGAAGGTTAAATATGACGAGAACGGGGCGGAAGGAGCAGGCGGCACGGGgggcaagggcggcgacaACGGGGAGGGGACGTCAGCACAGCCGAAGAGGGAACGGAACGATAGAGACCGGCAGAAGATCATCCGCAAGACGCagaagatggcggcgaagctCGCTGATTGGAGCGATGACGACACGGCGGCGATACCCACGGAGACGAATTCGAAATGGGACAAGACAGTGATACTCAAGCACATGTTCACGCTGGCGGAGCTGGAGGAAGACCCGGCGGCTCTCTTGGAGATCAAGGAGGATATCCGCGAAGAGTGCGCCAAGTTGGGAAACGTCACAAATGTGGTGCTGTACGATGAGGAGCCGGACGGTGTTGTGTCTGTCAAGTTCTCCCAGCCGCAGTCCGCGCAGGCGTGTATACAGTTGATGAATGGGCGTAGCTTCGACGGGCGGGTGGTGGAGGCGTCGACAGCaacggggagggagaggttCAAGAAGTCGAAGCAGGGACAGGCGAGCGACAGCGAATGA
- a CDS encoding EF-1 guanine nucleotide exchange domain-containing protein: MGFADLLTDAGAAMLNSWLTTRSYIVGHTPSQADVVTFKALQSAPDAEKYPHAARWYKHISTYESDFATLPGDASKSYSVYGPEASELPVNPAKAPAAEEDDEDVDLFGSDDEEEDAEAARIREERLAEYKKKKENKPKVAAKSVVTMDVKPWDDETPMDHLEAGVRGIEHDGLVWGASKLVPVGFGIKKLQINLVVEDEKISLSDLEEQISSELEEWVQSVDIAAMQKL, encoded by the exons ATGGGCTTCGCCGACCTTCTCACTGATGCTGGTGCTGCCA TGCTGAACAGCTGGCTCACCACCCGCTCCTACATCGTCGG CCACACTCCTTCTCAGGCCGATGTTGTCACCTTCAAGGCCCTCCAGTCTGCTCCCGATGCGGAGAAGTACCCCCACGCCGCCAGATGGTACAAGCACATCTCTACCTACGAGAGTGACTTCGCCACCCTCCCCGGCGATGCCTCCAAGTCTTACTCTGTCTACGGCCCTGAGGCCAGCGAGCTCCCCGTGAACCCTGCCAAGGCCCCtgctgccgaggaggatgacgaggacgtcgacctGTTCGGTtctgacgacgaggaggaggacgccgaggctgCTCGCATTCGTGAGGAGCGCCTTGCTGagtacaagaagaagaaggagaacaagcCCAAGGTCGCTGCCAAGTCGGTCGTCACCATGGATGTTAAGCCTTGGG ATGATGAGACCCCCATGGACCACCTCGAGGCTGGTGTCCGCGGCATCGAACACGACGGTCTTGTCTGGGGTGCTTCCAAGCTGGTGCCTGTTGGTTTCGGCATCAAGAAGCTCCAGATCAACCTCGTTGTTGAGGACGAGAAGATCAGCTTGTCTGACCTCGAGGAGCAG ATTTCATCTGAGCTCGAGGAGTGGGTGCAATCCGTCGATATCGCTGCCATGCAGAAGCTGTAA